The following nucleotide sequence is from Solea senegalensis isolate Sse05_10M linkage group LG19, IFAPA_SoseM_1, whole genome shotgun sequence.
TAATTGCTACGACTGGACCCTCGTGCCCATGCCCGTGCGCGTGAACGCCGGAGGCAAGAACAAGCCGCACGTGAAGAGGCCCATGAACGCATTCATGGTGTGGGCGCAGGCGGCGCGGAGGAAACTGGCAGACCAACACCCGCACCTGCACAACGCGGAGCTCAGCAAGACACTGGGGAAACTGTGGAGGTGAGGGGGCCACTTTAAGTGTCGATAGTCCACCTATACTTATAGTCCACCTAAACCTTCAGACACAAAAGTTAACCCACTGCCTTACATATTGACATATCATTTTGACACAATTAGGGATGGGTATTGATAAGATTTTTGCGATTCCGATTCCATTTTCGATTCTGCTAAACGATTCGGTTCTTTATCGATTCTCTTATCGATTCTCATTtggaaaaaaggagaacaaacaGGTCAATTAGAATCAACTTTAGTTCAGTTAGAAGTAACATGACTTCACAAACTGTCTtgaggtataataataataaaataaatattcttgtATGTAGAAATtaacaacatacaatacaagATAAGTTATTCTGTGGCAAATACAAGAATGGCCAGTAACATCCAGTAACATTTTTCTAATAGCCAGTGACGAATTCAGTCAAACTCAATGGAACTGTGCATTATTACAGCTATGACGAAGTTGTCACggtcattttctaaattaaatgcagaaggcattcatttaatgttaacTGTTAGTAATAGCAGGTTTTACAACGAGGCAAATGGCGCTAACATGATAGGCAGTGTTGTTACCTGCGGTATtaacagcagaggaggacatgctaacgttgctgctgctgctgctgctgctgggttgaGAATCACTCCGGACTCGGAGCGTATCGAAAACGCGACATTCATTCAAAGTTATCGCATGCTGTGTGCGCAAATGTTTCTGCATATTGGTAGTATTTCCTCCCGTTGATGAAATCTCCACTTTGCAAATATTGCAAGTTACCCTGTTGTCACCCTTTCTCGTGAAATGTAACCACACTTTCGAGCGTTTGTACCGCTTGGGTGCCATGTTGCCGGCTGCACTGCACTGGACGTCGCTACGCACGTTGCGTACCTATCTTGCGTAAGCTACGCAACGTGCGTGGTGACGTCATTCGCGCCCGCTCGGAATCGATAAGGGAATCGTTTGCAAAACTGGCAAACGATTCCAAGGAATCAAAACAGTCGGAACCGGTTCTCAACAAGAACCGGTTTTCGATACCCATCCCTAGACACAATATGTCAATTCGAAGGCAGTGGGttaactcaaaacacacaaacgtttTTTCACCTCAAATGATCTGTAACACCTCAAAATCTAATTTCTCACGTGCATTGGCTTCGACACCAGGCCTGCTTCATTCACATGGTGTTATATTGTACTTAAGTTGATTTCACAGTATATGACAGGACTGCATTTACCTTCATGCCTCCATTTCCTCTTCTTAAATCTTCCTAGTTTTGCCTGCtgtcaaacatgtcatttttgaaaatgtatttccagTAACTAACTTTTAGGAGAAAAAGACCTTTCTCATTTCTGATTACAGCTCACCAGCTAAACAACACTATCTGCTGTGAATGCGCAATGGTCACATGTGACTGAATCCAGGCTAATTTCATACACTTTATTTTTGGTCACGTAGATGGAGCATCTGGCTCCTGAGGAGATAAGAGGGGATTTTCAGAGGTGTTACGCTTATAATCAAAGCTTTTCAACTCTGAAAGTTAAaagtgaaggttttttttcatgtgatttaaactttaatttCAAAATGACCCTTCTATTATTTGCAAGTAAACAATTTTTGTTTCATAGATTTCTAAGAAGTGCTTTGAATGCTATTTCTGTGACAAGAATCCAACTGTGTGTGGGCATCTCTTTGATAATTGATCCGTTCTTAAAGTTCCACTCTCAATTTTAATGGAACCTTTTCCTATTTTTGTTAAAAGCAAGATTGGGAAGGTTAATTTAATTAACCCTGTGGGGAGCGAACATTAACAAGATGAAGACTTGACCTTGGACTCAGGCATGATTAGTTAATTGGCCCAGAATGATGATGAACAGGGAGGCTGAGGAAGGTCAGGAGTTTCTCATGCCATTTCTGCCAGCAGTAGTAATAAGGGGCTCAGACAGGATGCTTCTATGGCACTGCATTATTTAATTACTGTCAAAGTCAAAAGCCCTTAGCAGACATGACATTAGATACAGCTGCACAGATGCAGTGGTCCTCTAGAATTGTTAGTGTTTAAGACTTCATCTGAagttttttctcttcttcttttatgtGGACAAACAATATCCTCCATATTTTCTTATTACCTAAGACTCCTCAATGAGAGAGACAAGCGACCCTTCATCGAGGAAGCAGAGAGGCTGAGGAAGCAGCACAAGAAGGACTATCCTGACTACAAATACCAACCACGACGCCGCAAGAATGGCAAGCTTGGATCCGGATCAGGAAGTGAGGCCGACGGCCATTCGGAGGGTGAGGTCAGCCACAGCCAATCCCACTACAAGGGCCTTCAACTGGACATGGCCCCCAGTGGGGGAGCCCGGTCCCCTCTGGCAGATGGGCACCACCCTCATGCTGCAGGTGGGCTGCAGGCTCCCTTCCACTACCCCACTGACAGTCTTCATGTCACACCTATATATTAACCTGCATCCAACTCTCATATATACAGATATTAGTTTGTATCtgccatgaaaaaaaactgtaactaaatgttttcctgtgtcCCTACAGGTCAAAGCCACAGTCCTCCAACGCCTCCTACAACTCCTAAGACAGAGCCTCAGTCAGGGAAAGCAGGggatggaaagagagagggtTCTGGTAGTGTGGGCTCCCGTGGTTCAACAGGACCAGAGGGTAGCTCAGGCGCTGTGGGACCGGGGAAACCTCAGATTGACTTTGGTAATGTGGACATTGGTGAGATAAGCCATGAGGTGATGGCCAACATGGAGCCTTTTGATGTCAATGAGTTCGACCAATATCTTCCCCCAAATGGCCACCCGGGGGTTGGACAAACTACTGCAGGAGGTGCAGCTATAACAGCATCTCCAGCCTCACCGTACACCTATGGAATCCCCTCAGCTCTGGCAGCGGCCAGTGGACACTCAGCAGCCTGGCTCTCCAAGCAACAGCAGCCTCCGCAACAACACCACAGCTCCTCCCTGGGCTCAGACCCATCCAAGGCCCAGATCAAGAGTGAAACTGGAGGTGCAGGGGGCCACTTTGTAGAGGCCGTCTCAGCAGGTTCCCATGTCACATATGCGCCCCTCAGCCTTCCTCACTACAGTTCTGCTTTCCCCTCACTGGCCTCCAGGGCTCAGTTTGCTGAATATGCTGATCACCAGGCCACAGGGTCATATTACGCCCACTCAGGCCAGGCCCCGGGGTTGTACTCAGCCTTCTCTTACATGGGGCCATCCCAGAGGCCCCTGTACACACCCATTACTGACCCAGCTAGTGTACCGCAGTCACACAGCCCCACACACTGGGAACAGCCCGTCTACACGACACTGTCGCGGCCATGACAGATAACAAAACCAGAGGGCACTGGTGCAGGTTCAGCCCCCATATCAGACccaaggagcagcagcagcaacactaaCAGCAAGGCTGGTGGTATCGGGGGTCAAGGTGGTCTGAGCTGTGGGGAGTGGACAGGCACCGGGGGAGGAGGCTGGGGCGGCTGGTGGGGAGAAACCCCACTCTGTCATTTCCCAGATGCAGAAATGCTGCCACAGCCCAAGTATGATCTTGGAGCGTGGTGCGTTCAAGGCGTGGTTGATTATTAGGGGGCGCACAGTGTAGAAGTAGAGTGTGTTACTGTAACAGTGCTAACACTCAACACCACTGGAGCGTTCCAGGTTATTTTCAACAACACAACTACAAGTGTTTATAGGCAGTAAAGAATCATGTCCTCATTGGTTTGTTGACTCATTGAGTATCAGAGGAGGCACACGGTAGTCTACACCTCACACTTAAATAAAGGGGTCAACAGCAACAGGGATTATTGCACACAGTGAGTATTAACATCTAAATATGGAACAAAGTAAGAACTTTGACCTGAGTTACAGCCAAGTCATACCACATACCCTGTTTGTGGAGAGCTGTGTTGTATTTCCACACAGACATACTTGCCTGCAGTACAAAGGTTGGCGCCAGTCTAGTGTTCCACATATACACACTCAACCTCACATTCCATTTTAGTAGCAGATTTCTCACCAGTAGCTCGCCAtcatttgtatgtccttgtattgTTGGAGCACGGTGTTGTACATGTTTTGGTACCAGTGTTCTTCATCATATAGCCTAGAGCACGGTTGCCATCTTCTTCATTGtgtcttttgaccaaaacaagagcatgTCACCAagtggactggaaagtgttgtgctacaggAAGCATGCACAGTCAGCACATTGGTCCACACAGACTCAAGACTGGAGATGTACTTGCATCCATCCACAGAGGGTCCATGCGTCCCAACACGGAAATGGGTGGAATAAAGAAATGTATGTGGATGTAACATGGATCCAAGCGGACATCTGCATGTACCCAGATGCGGAAAGTATGATCCGGATATAATAAAGGGTGTCAATGaaatcattgtttttgtacCAGGGCAGGGAGCCAGTTCATTTGGCTCTAGCCCTTTTAATTCTCAGGCAAGACTCACCCTTGATCAGATGTtagttgtgtattttcttttggaAAATCAATACAACAAATATCGACAATTTTATGCTGATTTCTTTGGCAGATTTGTCCCTACTTATTTGAAATGagtgagttgtgtttttttccagatgATTTTGGTACACCCCAAGGAACGTACATGAAAGACAAACGCCCTGAAAACCACAATGTTTTCTCAATTGAAATTTATATTTaggcaaaaagaaaaggttttacTTTTATCAGATTATCTATGACATTTACTTGAAattataaatgtacatatattgAAACATGCAGATATTAACTATTTGTAAATGGACCAAAGTATTGTGACCAAAACGATAGACAGACAGCTCGATAGATGAAACAGATTTTATGTTTCTCCCAACAAGACAGTCAAAACTACCTTACATTATATGTAGCTAATTagtttccttttgtgttttttcacaaaGGCACTGATGATTGTGATGACTTTCATTCTTCATGTATCCTTGTTGAATATTCATGAAAAGACAGCTCTGTTAAGCAGTGGATATTTTTTCCCACTGGCCATGTTTGATATAAGTCTTTGTAATGTTCtttacattaatatttaatattgatGTCAAATGCTTTTGCCATTATTATCTCCACTAAATGCCAGCGCCACTGCCCTTTCTTTGTCTGATAATCTTTTTTGAAATATCACATCTTATGATTGTCATGTAGTTTAATTTTAACAAACACTGTCAGAGATGCCAGAGATTGAGCAAATAAAGCCTGCGGGAGTTGAACTTTTACACAGCCTAATATTAAATGTGCCTTGACCTTAATAATATTTGTGACTAAAAAACAACACGGAGGCAACaagctatttgtttttttccaaatccTGTTTGTATACTTACCATTCCATTGTAACCTATTAGTGAACTTGTCATCTTTTATAATCAGTTTGGTAATATCAGTTTGGTAATATTTATCACTAAGCTCCCATCAAACAATTGTCTATGTATTTTATTAGCCAAgtaaaaaatgtgtcattttatttgcttttttatgTATATCActgatattttctttattattcctGGACACTGATATGAACAATATGCATgtgacactgtttgttttaatacaCAGTCCATTGGAGCTTAAAGCCAATTAACATTTAGCAATTTACCGCCAGCACTCCAGCTATTTATCTGTATTGCTGTGTTAAACATCTGTAATGTTGCTATGGGTTTTGCATTTcctatttatatttgttttatgttagtGTGCTCAGTTGAttgtttctctccactgtgaaGAAACCTTTTGACTGTTACTGCCATATTAGTATTTAATCTCTTGTATAACTGCTGCCAGCACAGTACCACAGCTTCTTAATAACAGCAATACCGCAGGCCTAAGCATGTGACGATGACTAATGATCTTTTACTCTCACTTGAAATAAAGTTGTTATTTCTGCTTTAACACAAGTCTGCCTCTTGAAACATTTTCAGAGTGGAACAAatgatggaaataaaaatgtccaaGTGTGATAATAATAGACAACAACCTGCACTAAAAAACAGCTTAATGCCCCCATTATAGAAATATTCTAGTTATCACAGTGACATGTATTCATCTTGTCATGATTAATCACACCAAAGATCATGCCCTCATGACATCAAACAGCCCAAGCACTGCTCATATTATCTGAATAATCTGTTCAGCCACTGGTCAATTCACTAGCTGATGGTGACTTGGCTCAAAGCAACAGCAAACCATGATTGTCCATTATCAGAGGTACACCGAATATGAATGACGGTGCCTTGTATGTGCGGACTGTGAATTTGATGGTGGAAGATAATGTGTT
It contains:
- the sox10 gene encoding transcription factor SOX-10 isoform X2, yielding MSREEQSLSEVELSPGMSDDSRSLSPGQSSGATAGGDSPLHGHQQAQLASLRDDASAGCSSARSDDEEERFPTGIREAVSQVLNCYDWTLVPMPVRVNAGGKNKPHVKRPMNAFMVWAQAARRKLADQHPHLHNAELSKTLGKLWRLLNERDKRPFIEEAERLRKQHKKDYPDYKYQPRRRKNGKLGSGSGSEADGHSEGQSHSPPTPPTTPKTEPQSGKAGDGKREGSGSVGSRGSTGPEGSSGAVGPGKPQIDFGNVDIGEISHEVMANMEPFDVNEFDQYLPPNGHPGVGQTTAGGAAITASPASPYTYGIPSALAAASGHSAAWLSKQQQPPQQHHSSSLGSDPSKAQIKSETGGAGGHFVEAVSAGSHVTYAPLSLPHYSSAFPSLASRAQFAEYADHQATGSYYAHSGQAPGLYSAFSYMGPSQRPLYTPITDPASVPQSHSPTHWEQPVYTTLSRP
- the sox10 gene encoding transcription factor SOX-10 isoform X1, encoding MSREEQSLSEVELSPGMSDDSRSLSPGQSSGATAGGDSPLHGHQQAQLASLRDDASAGCSSARSDDEEERFPTGIREAVSQVLNCYDWTLVPMPVRVNAGGKNKPHVKRPMNAFMVWAQAARRKLADQHPHLHNAELSKTLGKLWRLLNERDKRPFIEEAERLRKQHKKDYPDYKYQPRRRKNGKLGSGSGSEADGHSEGEVSHSQSHYKGLQLDMAPSGGARSPLADGHHPHAAGQSHSPPTPPTTPKTEPQSGKAGDGKREGSGSVGSRGSTGPEGSSGAVGPGKPQIDFGNVDIGEISHEVMANMEPFDVNEFDQYLPPNGHPGVGQTTAGGAAITASPASPYTYGIPSALAAASGHSAAWLSKQQQPPQQHHSSSLGSDPSKAQIKSETGGAGGHFVEAVSAGSHVTYAPLSLPHYSSAFPSLASRAQFAEYADHQATGSYYAHSGQAPGLYSAFSYMGPSQRPLYTPITDPASVPQSHSPTHWEQPVYTTLSRP